AGGGTATCGACACCGATGAACCCATCTTGGATCCAACGCTGCCCGAGCTAAGGCTCGACAAGGGCAGCTTCGCCAAATGGATCGGGATGACCGACGACGTTGACGAGGCGCTGCTGAAAACGATCGAGGTGTTTGAGAACCATCCGCTCATTCCCGACGACGTGACCATCAGCGGCTGGGTGTGGGAGGTCGAGACACGGCGTTTGCGGCCGCCCACGCGTGATCCGGTGCGACGGGCGCGCACTGACGCAACGGCGCGCGACTACGGCATTACCCAGCCGCAGCCTCCCCGCTGGCATTTGGGTGACGGCAAAAAAGACGTCGCCACCACAACCGACCCGGTATGCGGAATGGAACTCGTGATCGACCGTGCAGCCGGGCACCGCGATGTCGACGGGCACAGACATTACTTTTGCTCCCAGGTGTGCCTCGACAGCTACGACGCCGACCCCAGTCGCTACCTGCCCTCTAAAACTGGCGGGGTGAGTGCGTAACGATTACCCAGTCTTCCAGCTGTTCGGAGGCATTCGGGTGATCACATGGGTTAGCTGTCCGGCGGCGGCTAGGTGAGCATTGGGTCGGGGCGATTGCGACGAGTTGCTGGTTGAGGTGCCGGGGCGGCGTGGTGATGACGATAACGGTGCTGCTGCGCCGTGCCGAAACGGCGTCGGTAATCGTATCCGCGTTGGCCGCGAAGGCGAGGCGCAGCATCGGGTTCCGTACGATCGCAGCCGAGCCCGCCCGTCCGGTGGAAACGGTGCGGGTTGGCTGCGCTGCTTCGCCGAGCGTGCCGAGGCGGGGCGGGCGCTATTCACGATCTGGTTGGTCGCGGATCCGGGTGAGGCAGTGGATACTCCCCGTTGAACGAGCGATCCTTGGTCGCCAGGGAATTTTTGTTTGGCCGGCGCTGGGTTTCTGACTGCGCGGCGGTCAGCAGGATAGGGCACCGATGAGTGGCGTGCTGTCGGTGAGTGAGTCTGCCGTGGACCAGCTCACCGCGTCCGATCATGCTCTCTAATCACAACCACCGGGGGCTCGCGGCCATCCTGTTGTTGGGCAGCCGTGGTACTGCTTCGGCTGCCACCACCGCCTATCGTGCCACGTGCGGCCCAACTCGCCAGCGCCATCCCGCTGAGCAGGCCCGCTGGCATCCCGTTGAGGGCAATCGCGTCCACGCCGGAGCTGGCGCCGGTGCTGCGCATCGCCTCAACGGCAAGCTGGATCTCCGGGGCAGCCATGGTCCAGCCGTGCGGCACCGACAATGACCCGACCAATGCCGCGTGGCCGACACCCACGGTTACCGATGCGGTGCCACCGAACGGACCCCAGCCTGTTGCATTCTCACTTCTCGTCGAACCAACGGCACCGCCGTGAGTCGGGTTTGACCCGCCGCCATGCCCGTCGGCGCCGTAGTAGCTCCAGGGTCTGAGGGTGTTCGTCAATGACAGGGCCATACTGCTGGTCGCGACGGCCGCGATGTAGAGCGCGATCACATCCAATTCCCCTATCGGGGTTGGGATTGTCACGGCGGCAGCAGTTGTGAGCTGCGGGTTGAGGCTTGTCGCGATACCCAACAGCCCAGACGTCAGCGGATCAGCTGCCGTGGTCAACGCCGACAAGCTATCCCCCAGGGCGCCGGGGAATAGTTTGGCCAGAGTGGTCGGTGTATTCGTCGCCGCCGCACCGGTGGCTTGGGCGACTGCCGCGGCTTCGGCCGTGCGGCCCGGCCGGGTCGGTGCGTTGCTCGGTTCGGTGAATGGCGTCAACGCGGCCGCCGACGCCGACGCCGCCTGATAGCTATACATCGCGGCGGCATCCTGGGCCCACATTTCGGCGTACTCGGCCTGGGTGGCCGCAATCGCCGGGCTATTTTGCCCCAGAACGTTAGCCGCGACCAGCGACATCAACCGGCTCCGGTTTGCTGCGATGAGGGGCGGCGGCACCGTCATCGCGAACGCCGTCGCAAAAGCCGCCGCCGCCATCTTGGCCTGGGAAGCGGTCTCCTTCACCTGCGCCGCCGTAGCAGCCAGCCATCCCACATACGGTGTTGCCGCGGCCGCCATCGCCGCTGCCGCCGAACCCATCCACGGCTCAAGGATCAGCGCCGACACCACTGATCCATACGAAACAGCCACAGCACTCAACTCGACCGCCAAGACGTCCCAGGCCGCCGCGGCGGCCAGCATCGATTCCGGCCCGGGACCGGCATACATTCGGCCTGAATTAACCTCCGGACATAAAAGTCCGAAATCCATTGCCGTCAATCTCCTTAGCTGGTTGCAACCATGTAGGTGGCTTCAATCGCGGCATACAAATCGGCACTGGTCGCCAGGATGGTCACGAACCTGTCATGAAACAAACGCGGCCTCGCACCCCGACTGAATGGTCACGACCGACATCGGTACCACCTTACGCGGATCGTTTTTATCTCGCCGGGGCTAGCGTGGGTTAATGTTGGGATTTGAAGGAGCGCCCCAAAATCGCGAGGGTCTGAGATCGCTGCTGACGAACGAAAAGACGCCGCTCCATCAAATGTGACTCGGTGCGGAATCCGAAGTTTCAGCCGCGGAACCCACGATTGGGATTACCGACCCCGCTCACCAGCTAATCAGCGGGCCTTAGCCTCGCCACAGCCTCGCCACGACCGAAGGTCCAGGAGGTGACGTCGGCCAGCCGCACGCGAAGCTGATCATGCAGGTCGACTTCACCGCCATTTCGGTGAAAGGTAACCGTAACCTGAGACAAGTGCACGTACACGTGCGACGTACCCCCATTTGGGCAATTTGGGCAGGTGCCGTCGGTCGGGGCCTGTTGATTGTGGTCGACGCCGACCGTTTGGAGGTAGCCGAGAAGTTTCTGGTCGAAGTACCAGCACGGCTCGATGTTGCCCCTCACAGCTCCCCAGGGCAGGTACAGTGTCACGTCGACGTCTGCGCCCGGTCTGTGCGGGTTGGTCTCGATTGCATTGATGATCAGATGAAGTGAATGGTCGACGGTCTCGGATGCGCCGAGTGTCTTGGTTGCAGTCACGCTTCTCCTTGGACCTCGGAAGTCGCTGTCCCAGCCGTGACCGGGCCGTCGGCTGTACCTACCGACTAGCACCGATCAGGGCTTTGTAGTCTGCTGCTGTCCTAGCCGCAACGATGGCACCCAGCGGGCCAAGCCGAAAGTGTATACCTGCCGCCTTAAGTCTCACGGCACGTCGACCCAATCCAGGGCCCGCTGCACCGCCTTGCGCCATCCCGCGTATCCGGCGGCGCGCTGCTCGTCGGTCCACTGGGGCGTCCAGCGCTTGTCCTCTTGCCAATTGGCTCGCAGGTCAGACGGATCCGACCAAAAGCCAACCGCCAAGCCCGCGGCATAGGCCGCGCCCAGCGCGGTGGTTTCGGCGACCACCGGCCGCACCACATCAACGCCCAGCACGTCGGCCTGGATCTGCATGCACAAGTCGTTGCTGGTGATGCCGCCGTCGACCTTCAAAACCTCAAGGCGCACACCGGAATCGGCTTCCATGGCGTCGACCACGTCGCGGCTCTGGTAACAGATCGCTTCCAGCGTTGCACGGGCCAGATGCGCATTGGTGTTGAACCGCGACAGGCCGACGATCGCGCCACGCGCATCGGATCGCCAATAGGGAGCGAACAATCCGGAGAACGCCGGCACAAAATACACCCCGCCGTTGTCGGGAACCTGACGAGCCAGCGACTCACTCTGCGCGGCACCGCTGATGATGCCGAGCTGATCTCGTAGCCACTGCACCGCCGAACCGGTGACCGCGATGGAACCTTCAAGGGCGTAAACGGGTTTGGCATCGCCGAACTGGTAGCACACGGTGGTCAGCAGGCCGTTCTGCGATCGCACAATCGTTTCGCCGGTGTTGAGCAGCAGGAAATTGCCGGTGCCGTAGGTGTTTTTGGCCTCTCCCACGTCCAGGCACACCTGACCGACCATGGCCGCGTGCTGGTCGCCGAGCACGCCGGTGATCGGCACCTCGCCGCCCACCGGCCCGGTCTCCAGAGTGACGCCGTACGGCTGCAGCGGCGACGACGCCTCGATGGCCGGCAGCATCGCGCGCGGGATGGAGAAGAACGACAGCAGTTCGTCGTCCCAGTCCAGC
The nucleotide sequence above comes from Mycobacterium pseudokansasii. Encoded proteins:
- a CDS encoding YHS domain-containing protein codes for the protein MATLKDELTAKVVEYEHWAKRRRFGRFGPTDRKLWVLACMDERLPINEALGIQVDSPVGHGDAHCFRNAGGIVTDDAIRSAMLSTNFFGTNEIVIVQHTQCGMLSANANDLEAYFKAKGIDTDEPILDPTLPELRLDKGSFAKWIGMTDDVDEALLKTIEVFENHPLIPDDVTISGWVWEVETRRLRPPTRDPVRRARTDATARDYGITQPQPPRWHLGDGKKDVATTTDPVCGMELVIDRAAGHRDVDGHRHYFCSQVCLDSYDADPSRYLPSKTGGVSA
- a CDS encoding PPE family protein, which translates into the protein MDFGLLCPEVNSGRMYAGPGPESMLAAAAAWDVLAVELSAVAVSYGSVVSALILEPWMGSAAAAMAAAATPYVGWLAATAAQVKETASQAKMAAAAFATAFAMTVPPPLIAANRSRLMSLVAANVLGQNSPAIAATQAEYAEMWAQDAAAMYSYQAASASAAALTPFTEPSNAPTRPGRTAEAAAVAQATGAAATNTPTTLAKLFPGALGDSLSALTTAADPLTSGLLGIATSLNPQLTTAAAVTIPTPIGELDVIALYIAAVATSSMALSLTNTLRPWSYYGADGHGGGSNPTHGGAVGSTRSENATGWGPFGGTASVTVGVGHAALVGSLSVPHGWTMAAPEIQLAVEAMRSTGASSGVDAIALNGMPAGLLSGMALASWAARGTIGGGGSRSSTTAAQQQDGREPPVVVIREHDRTR
- the glpK gene encoding glycerol kinase GlpK, with the translated sequence MAEFSEFVAAIDQGTTSTRCMIFDHRGAEVARHQLEHEQILPRAGWVEHNPVEIWERTASVLMSVLNAADLSSKDIAALGITNQRETTLVWNKRTGRPYYNAIVWQDTRTDRIAAALQRDGRGEVIRRKAGLPPATYFSGGKLQWILDNVDGVRDAAERGDALFGTPDTWVLWNLTGGPRGGAHVTDVTNASRTMLMNLETLDWDDELLSFFSIPRAMLPAIEASSPLQPYGVTLETGPVGGEVPITGVLGDQHAAMVGQVCLDVGEAKNTYGTGNFLLLNTGETIVRSQNGLLTTVCYQFGDAKPVYALEGSIAVTGSAVQWLRDQLGIISGAAQSESLARQVPDNGGVYFVPAFSGLFAPYWRSDARGAIVGLSRFNTNAHLARATLEAICYQSRDVVDAMEADSGVRLEVLKVDGGITSNDLCMQIQADVLGVDVVRPVVAETTALGAAYAAGLAVGFWSDPSDLRANWQEDKRWTPQWTDEQRAAGYAGWRKAVQRALDWVDVP